A genomic region of Kribbella sp. NBC_00382 contains the following coding sequences:
- a CDS encoding acyl-CoA dehydrogenase family protein — protein MAIQESAKPSRRRDPIGVGVALLNRLAKSRAIDRFGLRKQAERVVFEATKTGFRTAGALTRSFVAASKLAKPSRLPAAKGSGRFDLTPTEDQQMVVGVVTEYAAEVLRPAAAEADVAGTTDAKVLAQSAELGLSLIEVPEELGGIVSERSAMTGVLVAEAMAHGDMGQAVACLAPAAVSTAISLWGDETQQATYLPAFTGESVPAAALAIVEPRALFDPFALKTRATRQRTGHLLNGVKSLVPRGAEAEVFVIAAQLEDQGPALFLVESEHPGVTIEAEPSMGLRAASLSRVLLDDVPAVQLGTLEDYAECIRLSRLGWCALSLGTAKAVLDYVTPYVNERTAFGEPISHRQSVAFMVANIAIELEGMRLVTYRAGSRAEQGLPFAREVALARRLCTEKGMQIGTDGVQLLGGHGFVKEHPVERWYRDLRAIGVMEGAVLV, from the coding sequence ATGGCCATCCAGGAGAGTGCGAAGCCCAGCCGCCGGCGGGATCCGATCGGGGTCGGGGTCGCGCTGCTGAACCGGCTGGCGAAGTCGCGGGCGATCGATCGGTTCGGGTTGCGCAAGCAGGCCGAGCGGGTGGTGTTCGAGGCGACCAAGACCGGATTCCGGACGGCTGGGGCGTTGACGCGGAGCTTCGTAGCGGCCTCGAAGCTGGCCAAGCCGTCGCGGCTGCCGGCGGCCAAGGGGAGCGGGCGGTTCGACCTGACTCCGACCGAGGACCAGCAGATGGTGGTCGGTGTCGTCACGGAGTACGCCGCCGAGGTACTGCGCCCCGCCGCGGCCGAGGCTGATGTCGCCGGTACTACGGATGCCAAGGTGCTCGCGCAGTCGGCGGAGCTTGGGTTGAGCCTGATCGAAGTACCGGAAGAGCTCGGTGGGATCGTCAGCGAGCGGTCGGCGATGACCGGAGTACTGGTCGCCGAAGCGATGGCGCATGGCGATATGGGGCAGGCTGTTGCGTGTCTGGCGCCGGCCGCGGTCAGCACGGCGATCTCGTTGTGGGGCGACGAGACGCAGCAGGCGACGTACCTGCCGGCCTTCACGGGTGAGTCGGTACCGGCCGCCGCACTCGCGATCGTGGAGCCGCGCGCGTTGTTCGATCCTTTTGCGTTGAAGACTAGGGCGACTAGGCAACGAACTGGCCATTTGCTCAACGGGGTCAAGTCGCTGGTGCCGCGTGGTGCTGAGGCTGAGGTCTTCGTGATCGCCGCTCAGCTGGAGGATCAAGGGCCGGCGTTGTTCCTGGTCGAGTCGGAGCATCCGGGTGTGACGATCGAGGCTGAGCCGTCGATGGGGTTGCGGGCGGCCTCGCTGAGTCGCGTGTTGCTGGACGACGTACCGGCTGTGCAGTTGGGGACGCTCGAGGACTATGCCGAGTGCATCCGGCTGTCGCGGCTGGGGTGGTGTGCGCTTTCGCTCGGTACTGCTAAGGCTGTGCTCGACTACGTCACGCCGTACGTGAACGAGCGGACTGCGTTCGGCGAGCCGATCAGTCATCGGCAGTCGGTCGCGTTCATGGTCGCGAACATCGCGATCGAGCTCGAGGGGATGCGGCTGGTCACGTACCGGGCCGGATCGCGTGCTGAGCAAGGGCTTCCGTTCGCTCGCGAGGTCGCGCTGGCGCGGCGGCTGTGCACCGAGAAGGGGATGCAGATCGGGACGGATGGGGTGCAACTGCTCGGTGGGCATGGGTTCGTCAAGGAGCATCCGGTTGAGCGGTGGTACCGGGATTTGCGGGCCATCGGCGTCATGGAAGGTGCGGTGCTGGTCTGA
- a CDS encoding RNA polymerase sigma factor, producing the protein MEQVEGLLRELAPQVLGFLARRHGQFDLCEDAVQEALLAAATQWPVDGVPGNPRGWLITVATRKLTDQFRSESARRRREDSVAAMAGTDELVAPGADQDQVPESDDTLTLLFLCCHPAVTPASQVALTLRAVGGLTTAEIAKAFMVPEATMAPRISRAKKSIKAAGSRFVLPPEEERADRLRVVLQVLYLIFNEGYTASSGPDLQRVELTAEAIRLARLLYQLLPDEGEVAGLLALMLLTDARRAARTKPDGSLIPIDEQDRSLWQREPIEEASALVLRTLAHGEVGSYQLQAAIAAIHSEAPSADETDWNQILALYLLLEKVAPNPMVTLNRAIALAQVEGPQAGLDLLATLDDDHRMTDNHRLDAVRAHLLERLGKLPEARDHYLAAARRTTSLPEQRYLNAKAAQIADNS; encoded by the coding sequence ATGGAGCAGGTTGAGGGGTTGTTGCGGGAGTTGGCGCCTCAGGTTTTGGGGTTTTTGGCTCGGCGGCATGGGCAGTTCGATTTGTGTGAGGACGCGGTACAGGAGGCGTTGCTGGCGGCGGCGACGCAGTGGCCGGTTGATGGGGTGCCGGGGAATCCTCGGGGGTGGTTGATCACCGTTGCCACGCGGAAGCTGACGGATCAGTTCCGGAGTGAGAGTGCTCGGCGGCGGCGCGAGGATTCGGTGGCGGCGATGGCTGGGACCGACGAGCTGGTTGCGCCGGGGGCTGACCAGGATCAGGTGCCGGAATCCGATGACACGTTGACGTTGCTGTTCCTGTGTTGTCATCCGGCGGTGACGCCCGCGTCGCAGGTCGCGCTGACGTTGCGGGCGGTCGGTGGGTTGACGACGGCGGAGATCGCGAAGGCGTTCATGGTGCCGGAGGCAACGATGGCGCCGCGGATCAGCCGGGCGAAGAAGAGCATCAAGGCGGCCGGCAGTCGGTTCGTGTTGCCGCCCGAGGAGGAGCGCGCGGATCGCCTGCGCGTAGTACTGCAGGTGCTCTACCTCATCTTCAACGAGGGCTACACGGCCAGTTCCGGCCCCGATCTGCAGCGGGTCGAGCTGACCGCTGAGGCGATCCGGCTGGCGCGCTTGCTCTACCAGCTGCTACCGGACGAGGGCGAGGTCGCTGGGCTGCTGGCGCTCATGCTGCTCACCGATGCGCGGCGGGCTGCTCGTACCAAGCCCGACGGCAGCCTGATCCCGATCGACGAGCAGGACCGCAGCCTGTGGCAACGCGAGCCGATCGAGGAAGCATCCGCGCTGGTACTACGTACGCTCGCGCACGGCGAGGTCGGCTCGTACCAATTGCAGGCAGCCATCGCGGCGATCCATTCCGAGGCGCCGAGCGCGGATGAGACCGACTGGAACCAGATCCTCGCGCTCTACCTGTTGCTGGAGAAGGTCGCGCCGAACCCGATGGTGACCCTCAACCGCGCCATCGCGCTAGCCCAGGTCGAAGGCCCGCAAGCCGGCCTGGACCTGCTCGCCACGCTCGACGACGACCACCGCATGACGGACAACCACCGGCTGGACGCAGTACGGGCCCACTTGCTCGAACGCCTCGGCAAACTCCCGGAAGCCCGCGACCACTACCTTGCGGCCGCACGCCGGACGACCTCGTTGCCCGAGCAGCGCTATCTGAACGCCAAGGCTGCCCAGATCGCCGACAACTCCTGA
- a CDS encoding phytoene desaturase family protein: MLPRVVDAVVIGSGPNGLVSAIALADAGWDVLIVEAADEPGGAVRSTTANGWVSDRFSSSYPLGVASPVLRALELENFGLRWSHAPLALTHLIDPDDEDAPAIHPDPTDTAASIGRDHPKDGDTWLRLYQEYVKIRAPFLQSLLTSWPPVTSGLRLARKLGSVGELARFARFMAMPMHRMGQELFVGDRGRAILAGNAFHADAPLSGSVSGTMGWLLAMLAQDVGFPVAEGGSSSLSTALVRRAERSGALLSTGTPITSIDVSAGKATAVRTASGETISVRRAVIADVSAQTLYAELLPPASIPAGLRRDLENFEWDYPTVKLNYRVSGPIPWRATQAREAGVVHLGGTADDLVHVSADLDTGRLPTAPFLLIGQTTKADPSRSPEGTEAVWAYSHLPRGLPDDTEAEKLAARMDRAIERHAPGFLDLVIERDLQRPSDLIHANASLGLGALGGGTAQLHQQLIFRPTVGLGSPRTVIDGLYLGSSAIHPGPGVHGACGHLAARTALRDASLLGPLTRIPTTAALRHLQR; this comes from the coding sequence ATGTTGCCGCGCGTGGTTGATGCTGTGGTGATCGGATCCGGGCCGAACGGGCTGGTGAGCGCGATCGCGCTGGCCGACGCCGGCTGGGACGTACTGATCGTCGAGGCCGCCGATGAGCCGGGCGGCGCGGTGCGTTCCACGACCGCCAACGGCTGGGTCAGCGACCGGTTCAGCTCCAGCTATCCACTCGGCGTCGCCTCGCCAGTACTGCGCGCGCTCGAGCTCGAGAACTTCGGACTGCGCTGGTCCCACGCCCCGCTCGCCTTGACGCACCTGATCGACCCCGACGACGAGGACGCACCCGCGATCCACCCGGATCCGACCGACACCGCCGCCTCGATCGGCCGCGATCACCCGAAGGACGGCGACACCTGGCTGCGCCTCTACCAGGAGTACGTCAAGATCCGCGCGCCTTTCCTGCAGTCGTTGCTCACCTCCTGGCCGCCCGTCACTTCCGGCCTCCGCCTGGCGCGCAAGCTCGGCTCGGTGGGGGAGCTGGCCCGATTCGCCCGCTTCATGGCGATGCCGATGCACCGGATGGGCCAGGAACTGTTCGTAGGCGACCGCGGCCGCGCGATCCTGGCCGGCAACGCGTTCCACGCCGACGCCCCACTCAGCGGCAGCGTCAGTGGCACTATGGGCTGGCTGCTCGCGATGCTCGCCCAGGACGTCGGTTTCCCCGTCGCAGAAGGCGGTTCGAGCTCGCTGTCCACAGCCCTGGTACGCCGGGCCGAGCGCTCCGGTGCCCTCCTCTCCACGGGCACCCCAATCACTTCGATCGACGTCTCGGCCGGCAAGGCAACCGCAGTACGGACCGCAAGCGGCGAGACCATCTCCGTACGCCGCGCCGTCATCGCCGACGTCTCCGCCCAGACCCTGTACGCCGAACTGTTGCCGCCAGCGAGCATCCCGGCTGGCCTCCGCCGCGACCTCGAAAACTTCGAGTGGGACTACCCGACGGTCAAACTCAACTACCGCGTGAGCGGCCCGATCCCATGGCGCGCCACCCAAGCTCGCGAAGCCGGCGTCGTCCACCTCGGCGGCACCGCCGACGACCTGGTCCACGTCAGCGCCGACCTGGACACCGGCCGCTTGCCCACGGCCCCCTTCCTGCTGATCGGCCAAACCACCAAGGCCGACCCATCCCGCTCACCCGAAGGCACCGAGGCCGTCTGGGCCTACTCGCACCTACCCCGCGGCCTACCCGACGACACCGAGGCCGAGAAGCTGGCCGCCCGCATGGACCGCGCCATCGAACGCCACGCACCCGGCTTCCTCGACCTGGTCATCGAACGCGACCTCCAGCGCCCCAGTGACCTCATCCACGCAAACGCCTCCCTCGGCCTGGGCGCGCTCGGCGGCGGTACTGCGCAACTCCACCAGCAACTCATCTTCCGCCCAACCGTAGGCCTCGGCAGCCCCCGAACCGTCATCGACGGCCTCTACCTCGGCAGCTCCGCCATCCACCCCGGCCCCGGCGTCCACGGCGCCTGCGGCCACTTAGCCGCCCGAACCGCCCTCCGCGACGCCTCCCTCCTCGGCCCCCTAACCCGAATCCCCACCACCGCAGCCCTCCGCCACCTCCAACGCTGA